One genomic window of Stieleria sp. JC731 includes the following:
- a CDS encoding transglutaminase family protein: MRALSAHDAAVSQLGLPIWIGAEPTFTDRFSEAPEWLFCALGEQKRARAEAVFARLAAQYSNAAVLCCVGRQYEDEETPRWNYGLYARRDGGTVWKGPPDPLLVETDPPAGAEPERTAAYGEAFAKKLNEKLNEKGFTAATLQPPHQDRVVFRLDDVQPNVDTNARPALLRMPLGSERIEGVEVCDELSPEGDFLVVCVDEDSSMKIELPSICDVELFCQLLDLISQTANELAIPSIRLGGFPPPIDDTISWMTITADPAVIEVNMAPANQVVGLWQSLKELQTAANAEGLESYRLQYNGEESDSGGGGQITLGGPSAMASPFLRIPGMLPSLIRYFNQHPSLSYLHAFASIGPASQAPRVDEGVRGTTNELKLTLDLLSRLGNPSPEVIWGALASFLADPGGNTHRAEINIEKLWNPYLGNRGKLGLVEFRSFRMGPVPETTASLAALLRSIVAMLAAHRFDEPLIEWGNELHERFSLPFYLHRDLRLVLDDLRRNGFELGEPIVKYLMRDKDLVISRFELGNTRVEMRRAMEFWPLVGDVSMQRGGSRTIDASTHRIEIRLVNEQNPESLDGWTLGYGNWAIPLQGVDDDGTIRLIGLRYRSFVPQQGLHPTLPAQDPLTLTLSHPDDRHWQINLHQWEPNGQAYPGLPVDLTDARSRRQARCVVKQLHRAPDAGQPPRQEAIGDHIVDLRWH; the protein is encoded by the coding sequence ATGCGCGCCCTTTCAGCGCATGATGCAGCCGTATCACAGCTCGGATTACCAATCTGGATCGGAGCTGAACCGACTTTTACCGACCGATTCTCCGAAGCCCCTGAATGGCTATTCTGCGCGCTCGGCGAACAGAAACGGGCGCGTGCCGAAGCAGTCTTTGCCAGACTTGCCGCTCAGTATTCAAATGCGGCGGTACTTTGCTGTGTCGGACGACAATACGAAGACGAAGAGACTCCCCGCTGGAACTATGGGTTGTATGCCCGTCGCGATGGTGGCACCGTCTGGAAAGGTCCGCCCGATCCGTTGCTCGTCGAAACAGACCCGCCAGCCGGCGCCGAACCTGAAAGAACGGCTGCGTATGGCGAAGCTTTCGCGAAAAAGCTCAATGAAAAGCTGAACGAAAAAGGGTTCACCGCAGCGACGCTTCAACCGCCGCATCAGGATCGTGTTGTCTTTCGTCTCGACGACGTCCAACCGAACGTCGATACCAACGCGCGTCCCGCCTTGCTTCGCATGCCATTGGGATCGGAACGAATCGAAGGCGTCGAAGTCTGTGATGAGCTATCACCCGAAGGCGACTTTCTTGTCGTTTGCGTCGATGAAGATTCGTCGATGAAAATCGAGTTGCCGTCGATTTGCGATGTCGAACTCTTTTGTCAATTGCTGGATTTAATTTCGCAAACAGCCAACGAACTTGCGATTCCCTCGATCAGGTTAGGTGGATTTCCACCGCCTATCGACGACACGATCTCATGGATGACGATCACAGCTGACCCCGCGGTCATCGAAGTCAACATGGCCCCAGCAAATCAGGTTGTGGGACTGTGGCAAAGCTTGAAAGAATTGCAAACAGCGGCAAACGCCGAAGGGCTTGAATCGTATCGACTGCAGTACAACGGCGAAGAGAGTGACTCCGGGGGCGGTGGGCAAATCACACTCGGCGGCCCCAGTGCGATGGCAAGTCCATTCCTTCGGATCCCAGGAATGCTGCCCAGCTTGATTCGATATTTCAATCAGCATCCATCATTGTCGTACCTACATGCTTTTGCATCGATCGGTCCGGCAAGCCAAGCACCCCGTGTCGATGAAGGCGTACGTGGGACGACAAATGAGCTGAAATTGACGCTCGACTTACTTAGTCGTCTCGGCAATCCATCGCCAGAAGTCATCTGGGGAGCGCTTGCGTCATTTTTGGCAGATCCGGGCGGCAATACGCACCGGGCCGAGATCAACATCGAGAAGCTTTGGAACCCTTATCTCGGAAACCGCGGCAAGCTTGGATTGGTCGAATTTCGTTCTTTCCGAATGGGCCCTGTTCCTGAAACCACCGCATCACTTGCGGCATTACTTCGATCGATCGTCGCGATGCTTGCGGCGCATCGATTTGATGAACCGTTGATCGAATGGGGTAATGAACTTCACGAACGATTTTCACTGCCCTTCTATCTTCACCGAGACTTGCGTCTAGTCCTGGACGATCTTCGCCGGAATGGATTTGAACTTGGCGAGCCGATTGTGAAGTACTTGATGCGTGATAAGGACTTGGTGATCTCGCGATTCGAACTCGGGAACACACGCGTAGAGATGCGCCGCGCGATGGAGTTTTGGCCGCTCGTAGGCGATGTCTCGATGCAACGGGGAGGCTCGAGAACCATCGATGCCAGCACGCACCGGATCGAAATTAGGCTGGTGAATGAACAGAACCCTGAAAGTCTTGATGGATGGACATTGGGATATGGCAACTGGGCCATTCCCTTGCAGGGCGTAGACGATGACGGAACCATCCGCCTGATCGGATTGCGTTATCGCAGCTTTGTTCCACAACAAGGACTGCACCCGACGTTACCTGCGCAAGATCCACTGACGCTGACGCTATCGCATCCCGATGATCGGCATTGGCAAATCAACCTTCACCAGTGGGAACCAAATGGCCAAGCCTATCCAGGCCTACCAGTGGACCTCACTGACGCAAGGTCGCGTCGGCAAGCACGATGTGTCGTCAAACAACTTCATCGCGCCCCCGACGCCGGGCAACCGCCACGCCAAGAGGCAATCGGCGACCATATCGTCGACCTGCGCTGGCACTAA
- a CDS encoding (5-formylfuran-3-yl)methyl phosphate synthase: MSKLIAPKDQSADRHEDQPNEQRYKRPHFIPRLLVSVRDIDEMRIALAEGIDLIDLKEPNDGPLSATATDIWTQASNLTEQLPPRQIGLSLALGEADTAIPLSAHVPQSVSFAKAGPSGIGSKDELTKLWNRLRSQLPSQTTLVAVAYADAEQAKTISPEQVIDAAADAGLTHFLIDTFNKQHGSSLELLGTERLARIARQAQDVGLWWALAGSLTLSDAQELLDLKIRPNCFAVRGDVCRTDRRGQIDALLIRHWKAMLSG, translated from the coding sequence TTGAGCAAACTAATTGCCCCAAAAGACCAGTCCGCTGATCGGCACGAAGACCAGCCAAACGAACAGCGTTACAAACGCCCCCATTTCATCCCTCGGTTATTGGTCAGCGTTCGTGACATCGACGAAATGCGGATAGCCTTGGCCGAAGGCATCGACCTGATTGACCTGAAAGAGCCAAATGACGGACCACTTTCAGCAACAGCCACTGACATCTGGACGCAAGCTTCGAACCTAACCGAACAGCTGCCCCCCCGGCAGATCGGTTTGTCGCTCGCGCTGGGCGAAGCCGATACCGCCATCCCGCTTTCAGCCCATGTTCCCCAGTCTGTCAGCTTTGCGAAAGCCGGCCCCAGCGGAATTGGGTCCAAGGACGAACTGACAAAGCTCTGGAACAGGCTTCGCTCACAACTCCCATCCCAAACAACGCTGGTCGCTGTTGCCTACGCCGACGCAGAACAAGCGAAGACCATTTCACCTGAACAAGTGATCGATGCGGCTGCCGATGCCGGACTAACCCACTTTTTGATCGATACCTTCAACAAACAGCACGGCTCTTCGCTCGAACTGCTGGGCACGGAACGACTCGCGCGGATCGCGCGGCAGGCACAAGACGTTGGTCTATGGTGGGCACTTGCCGGCTCATTGACGCTAAGCGACGCCCAAGAGTTGCTCGACCTGAAGATCCGGCCGAACTGTTTCGCCGTTCGGGGAGACGTGTGCCGGACCGATCGCCGAGGACAAATCGATGCGTTACTGATCCGCCATTGGAAGGCGATGCTTTCGGGTTGA
- a CDS encoding ferritin-like domain-containing protein, producing the protein MKLDSLYKLFVHELKDLYSAETQLLDALPKMQEAASNDELKAAFENHLQETKTHVSRLENIFTDLEFEPGGHKCAAMEGLIKECESILKSDIEPSVLDAALIAAAQRVEHYEMAGYGTARTFAEKLGHQNAADILQETLNEEGHANQTLSRLAERKINFLAMGMVS; encoded by the coding sequence ATGAAACTCGATTCACTTTACAAACTGTTTGTTCATGAACTGAAAGACCTATACAGTGCCGAGACTCAGCTTTTGGATGCACTGCCGAAGATGCAGGAAGCGGCATCAAACGACGAACTGAAAGCTGCGTTCGAGAACCATCTGCAAGAGACGAAGACTCACGTTTCACGCCTGGAGAACATCTTCACGGACTTAGAGTTTGAACCCGGTGGACATAAATGTGCTGCGATGGAAGGTCTGATCAAGGAATGTGAGAGCATTCTTAAGAGCGACATCGAGCCATCTGTTTTGGATGCGGCGCTGATTGCAGCGGCACAGCGCGTCGAGCACTACGAAATGGCTGGGTATGGCACAGCACGCACGTTCGCTGAAAAGCTCGGTCACCAAAACGCCGCAGACATTCTGCAAGAAACGCTGAACGAAGAAGGGCATGCCAATCAAACGCTCAGTCGCCTTGCTGAGCGGAAGATCAACTTCTTGGCGATGGGCATGGTGTCCTAA
- a CDS encoding lysophospholipid acyltransferase family protein codes for MIKRLFSYVLIGYVRLLQLTCRIRPINDPRAEIRNQGQTYIYAALHAQQLATVVPAEPGTGALVSRSEDGELIAKVLEKCGVIPIRGSGGARRKGGAAALLALVNHVQSDSPAYLAVDGPKGPRGKVHPGVAMLSQKTGVPVLPLSFIPTSRVVIKRSWDRMQIPLPFSRIDCCFGEPIYPQPDEPVSEHADRIRLALLKLEGETDPEEARHSCLVKKRSKQTKSQASDSLERVAA; via the coding sequence GTGATTAAGCGTTTATTTTCATATGTGCTCATTGGTTATGTCAGGCTCCTTCAGCTGACTTGTCGAATCCGACCGATCAATGATCCGCGTGCTGAGATTCGCAACCAAGGTCAGACCTACATCTACGCTGCATTACACGCGCAGCAGCTTGCCACGGTCGTTCCGGCTGAACCTGGAACGGGCGCATTGGTTTCGCGCAGCGAAGACGGTGAACTGATCGCCAAGGTTCTCGAAAAGTGCGGCGTGATCCCGATCCGTGGCAGCGGTGGCGCCCGGCGCAAAGGTGGAGCGGCAGCTCTGCTGGCACTCGTCAATCATGTGCAGAGTGACTCGCCGGCATACTTGGCAGTCGACGGGCCCAAAGGACCACGCGGAAAAGTTCACCCTGGTGTCGCAATGCTTTCGCAAAAAACGGGCGTGCCAGTACTCCCGTTGTCCTTCATTCCGACATCGCGTGTGGTCATCAAGCGTTCTTGGGATCGAATGCAAATCCCGCTTCCGTTTTCACGGATCGACTGCTGTTTTGGCGAGCCGATTTATCCGCAGCCGGATGAACCGGTCAGTGAGCATGCCGATCGCATTCGGTTGGCACTATTAAAGCTGGAAGGCGAAACCGATCCAGAAGAGGCGCGGCACTCTTGTTTGGTTAAGAAGCGTTCGAAGCAGACCAAGTCTCAAGCGTCGGATTCGCTTGAACGAGTTGCCGCTTAG
- a CDS encoding serine hydrolase domain-containing protein produces the protein MRLRSRILATICLVAMAGQSSSADDAKPLPRATPESQGVSSVAINDFVKAADESVDSMHSFMLIRHGKVVAEGWWNPESADKPHVLWSLSKSFTSTAVGLAVEEGHLDIDASVLDFFPDQAPAEPSDHLKAMRVRDLLTMTTGQEPLPRLTEDDHWVQKFLAAPVPHQPGTKFLYNTPATYMQSAIVQKVTGETVLDYLTPRLFEALGIEKPVWDQSPQGVSLGGYGLYLKTEDIAKFGQLYLQKGKWDGKQLIPADWIRLATTKQTENADAPSGGNPDWRQGYGFQFWRCRHGNYRGDGKDGQFCVVMPKADAVVVMTANTKNLQNQLALVWEHLLPAMDSSPLPENAAALSDLQTTLGHLKATR, from the coding sequence ATGCGGTTACGCAGCAGAATACTTGCAACGATTTGTCTGGTCGCGATGGCCGGACAAAGCTCTTCGGCAGACGACGCGAAGCCGCTGCCCCGTGCAACGCCAGAATCCCAAGGCGTCTCCTCAGTCGCCATCAATGACTTTGTCAAAGCCGCCGACGAAAGCGTCGACAGCATGCACAGCTTTATGCTGATCCGCCACGGAAAGGTAGTCGCCGAAGGTTGGTGGAATCCGGAATCGGCCGATAAACCACACGTGCTGTGGTCACTCAGCAAAAGCTTTACCTCCACCGCTGTCGGGCTCGCCGTCGAAGAAGGGCACTTGGACATCGATGCCTCCGTTCTGGACTTTTTCCCAGACCAAGCACCAGCCGAACCGTCCGATCACTTAAAAGCGATGCGGGTTCGTGACTTGCTGACAATGACAACAGGGCAAGAACCGCTACCGAGGTTAACCGAAGACGATCACTGGGTTCAAAAGTTCCTGGCGGCTCCGGTCCCGCATCAGCCTGGAACCAAGTTTCTGTACAACACGCCGGCAACTTACATGCAGTCGGCGATTGTTCAAAAGGTGACTGGCGAAACCGTGTTGGATTATCTGACACCGCGGTTGTTTGAAGCGCTCGGCATTGAAAAGCCAGTCTGGGATCAAAGCCCACAAGGCGTTTCACTTGGCGGCTACGGTCTGTATTTGAAAACAGAAGACATCGCGAAGTTCGGTCAACTGTATCTGCAAAAGGGAAAGTGGGACGGCAAGCAACTGATTCCCGCTGACTGGATTCGCTTGGCGACCACCAAACAAACCGAAAACGCTGACGCCCCCAGTGGCGGCAACCCGGACTGGCGTCAAGGTTACGGGTTCCAGTTTTGGCGATGCCGCCATGGCAACTATCGTGGCGACGGCAAAGACGGCCAATTCTGTGTGGTCATGCCCAAGGCTGACGCGGTTGTTGTCATGACCGCAAATACCAAGAACCTTCAGAATCAACTGGCTCTTGTCTGGGAACACCTGCTTCCCGCGATGGACTCAAGCCCGCTGCCCGAGAACGCCGCCGCACTCAGTGACCTACAAACCACTCTTGGTCACCTAAAGGCGACTCGCTAA
- a CDS encoding TraB/GumN family protein: MRFSLPPTALAVILAAFAATSLIKPSSAKGQTKTEAAKETEAESDQPNESAASEGEKYLRILKDEHGRKLALQTAIVRYEGKPGTRYDGAIVDLVGVVHIGERDYYRDLNDRLGKYESVLYELVAPDGTRIKPEDLKNRRSIVASMQSGMKDMLNLEYQLERIDYMAENFRHADMSPEEFSEDLERRGDSVVKMLARMMGAGLATQAKSGGDVGVLMALFSNDRPTAMKNAMAKQLIDMEAVTAGINDANGENTLIKGRNAKAFEILREELADGKKSIAVFYGAGHLSDMADRLEKDFGMKTTKTTWLDAWKLNASE, encoded by the coding sequence ATGCGATTTTCCCTTCCCCCCACCGCCCTGGCCGTCATCCTTGCCGCCTTTGCAGCAACTTCGCTGATCAAGCCATCGTCCGCAAAAGGCCAAACCAAAACGGAAGCTGCGAAAGAGACCGAGGCGGAATCAGATCAGCCGAACGAATCCGCTGCGAGCGAAGGGGAAAAATACCTCCGGATCCTCAAAGACGAACACGGTCGGAAACTTGCTCTTCAAACGGCGATCGTGCGTTATGAAGGGAAACCTGGCACCCGATATGACGGTGCGATCGTGGATTTGGTCGGTGTGGTCCACATCGGCGAACGAGACTACTACCGAGACTTAAACGACCGACTCGGTAAATACGAATCGGTGCTCTACGAACTCGTTGCTCCAGACGGAACACGCATCAAACCGGAAGACCTCAAGAACCGTCGTTCGATCGTTGCGTCCATGCAGTCAGGCATGAAAGACATGCTGAACTTGGAGTATCAATTGGAACGGATCGATTACATGGCCGAGAACTTTCGCCATGCCGACATGAGCCCGGAAGAATTCTCCGAAGACCTGGAACGCCGTGGCGACAGCGTTGTCAAAATGCTCGCCCGCATGATGGGAGCAGGCTTGGCAACTCAAGCTAAATCGGGCGGGGATGTCGGTGTCTTGATGGCGCTATTTAGCAACGATCGACCCACAGCAATGAAAAACGCGATGGCCAAACAGTTGATCGACATGGAAGCGGTGACAGCTGGAATCAACGATGCCAATGGCGAAAACACTTTGATCAAAGGACGCAATGCCAAGGCGTTTGAGATCCTTCGCGAAGAACTCGCCGACGGCAAAAAGTCGATCGCGGTTTTCTATGGCGCTGGGCACCTCAGCGACATGGCCGATCGCCTTGAAAAGGATTTTGGGATGAAAACCACCAAGACGACTTGGCTTGATGCCTGGAAATTGAACGCGTCGGAGTAA
- a CDS encoding ribonuclease D has product MDAPLDYESITAIDELRQFCDELSDAPVIAFDTEFVSEDRYRPQLCLIQVAAAGRLAIIDPLKMHTTGPFWDLLVQPGRTVLAHAAREETRFCYRFAGKPIAGLFDTQLAAGFSGMEYPISLGNLVNRMTGRVLAKGESRTNWRRRPLSQEQIHYALQDVTDLEEIYVQQKQAIEELGRSDWLEEETEIRQQNVVDYEDQESWHRVSGCAGLKPRQLEIVRQLWRWRDKRASTLDRPARRVMRDDLIVELAKRGSADIKRIRSIRGMDWRGYSAHYEEIAAAIQIALDTPDDQLPKKSRRNRSVISPMLSQFLTTSMACISRQNKLAPSIVGNTDDVKEVLGYELDRKEGDEVPALLQGWRGEIVGKTFRKLLQGEAAIRVADVRQEQPLEFIELD; this is encoded by the coding sequence TTGGACGCACCCTTGGACTACGAATCGATCACCGCGATCGACGAACTTCGTCAATTTTGTGACGAGTTGTCTGATGCACCCGTAATTGCCTTTGATACCGAATTTGTATCGGAGGATCGATATCGGCCTCAGCTGTGTTTAATCCAAGTCGCGGCGGCGGGGCGTTTGGCGATCATTGATCCGCTAAAGATGCACACGACAGGGCCATTTTGGGACCTGCTCGTTCAGCCGGGAAGGACCGTTCTGGCCCACGCGGCTCGTGAAGAAACCCGGTTCTGTTATCGGTTCGCCGGAAAGCCCATAGCCGGACTGTTTGACACCCAATTGGCGGCCGGGTTCTCTGGGATGGAGTATCCGATTTCGCTGGGTAACCTTGTCAATCGAATGACCGGTCGAGTGCTTGCCAAAGGTGAGTCGCGAACCAACTGGCGCCGTCGCCCGCTTTCGCAAGAACAGATTCATTACGCGCTGCAGGACGTGACGGATCTGGAAGAGATCTATGTCCAGCAAAAGCAGGCGATCGAAGAACTTGGACGCAGCGATTGGCTGGAAGAAGAAACCGAGATTCGGCAGCAGAACGTTGTCGACTACGAAGACCAGGAAAGCTGGCACCGAGTCAGTGGCTGTGCCGGCTTGAAGCCTCGTCAGCTGGAAATCGTGCGACAGCTTTGGCGTTGGCGTGATAAACGCGCTTCCACCTTGGACCGCCCCGCGCGCCGGGTGATGCGAGACGACTTGATTGTCGAGTTGGCGAAACGCGGATCAGCCGACATCAAGCGGATTCGAAGCATCCGGGGCATGGACTGGCGAGGCTATAGTGCACACTACGAGGAAATTGCTGCGGCGATTCAGATCGCTTTAGACACGCCCGACGACCAGCTTCCCAAAAAGTCACGTCGGAACCGATCTGTCATTTCCCCCATGCTGAGCCAATTTTTGACGACTTCGATGGCATGTATCAGTCGGCAAAACAAGCTCGCACCGTCAATCGTCGGAAACACCGACGACGTGAAAGAGGTGTTGGGGTACGAGTTGGATCGTAAGGAAGGTGACGAGGTGCCAGCGTTGTTGCAGGGCTGGCGTGGAGAGATCGTCGGAAAGACGTTTCGAAAGTTGCTTCAAGGTGAAGCCGCCATTCGTGTCGCCGATGTCCGTCAGGAACAACCGCTCGAGTTTATCGAACTAGATTGA
- a CDS encoding YciI family protein, with protein MKFLVLMYGREDAWPGEEHREAIAESVQVCHDLNEKGQFLAAAPLEKASRAKCVRVRDGKASVQDGPFAETKEVLGGYFLIDVDDMDQAIEVAKRIPGARRGIAEIRPVMEVEGLPE; from the coding sequence ATGAAGTTTTTAGTTTTGATGTATGGACGCGAAGATGCTTGGCCAGGCGAAGAGCATCGTGAAGCAATCGCCGAGTCGGTCCAAGTTTGCCATGACCTCAATGAAAAAGGACAGTTCCTGGCTGCCGCCCCACTTGAGAAAGCATCGAGGGCGAAGTGCGTCCGTGTCCGCGACGGAAAGGCGTCCGTGCAGGATGGGCCATTTGCGGAAACAAAAGAAGTGCTCGGCGGCTATTTCTTGATCGACGTCGATGACATGGATCAGGCGATCGAAGTCGCGAAACGAATCCCGGGTGCTCGCCGGGGAATCGCAGAGATTCGCCCGGTGATGGAAGTCGAAGGCTTACCTGAATAA
- a CDS encoding DoxX family protein: protein MKKSKIVGWVLSVLVFLMMAVLSAQGKFFDFENKEEMFAKLGWAEDVMVYIGIVEVAIAILFLIPRTAFIGAILISAYLGGAVATHVRISDPFIFPIILGVIVWVALGLRDRRVFQLAFGSQPLSTQPLSTQPLSTAATVSEDA from the coding sequence ATGAAAAAGTCGAAGATCGTTGGATGGGTCCTTAGCGTGCTGGTGTTTTTGATGATGGCCGTGTTAAGTGCCCAAGGTAAGTTTTTCGATTTTGAAAACAAAGAAGAGATGTTTGCCAAACTGGGATGGGCTGAAGACGTGATGGTCTACATCGGGATCGTCGAAGTGGCGATTGCGATCCTGTTCTTGATTCCTCGCACGGCATTCATCGGAGCAATCCTGATCAGTGCTTATCTTGGGGGAGCAGTCGCGACACACGTTCGCATTTCAGATCCATTCATTTTTCCGATCATCCTTGGCGTGATCGTCTGGGTCGCGTTGGGGCTTCGGGATCGACGTGTCTTTCAGTTAGCTTTCGGATCGCAGCCCCTATCAACGCAGCCCCTATCAACGCAGCCCCTATCGACGGCGGCGACTGTTTCGGAGGATGCCTAG
- a CDS encoding alpha/beta hydrolase family protein: protein MHRHYFLNATCHCLIWCVVTTSVLATTSLSAQSLSAQDTADATRLNVVWNLGQWQTSPPMKWLDDQSPIRSLTYQNESYQDEPTDVFAFYATPGSIHGDEDLDHDLPAVVLIHGGGGTAFAEWVHLWAERGYAAIAMDLSGRRPEAPQFDEESGRFIPNIRVERTRLERGGPEADHHHKFETCGEDLSDDWQVHAVAAVMRAHSLIRSFPEVDEQRTAVTGISWGGYMTCLAASLDSRFKAAVPVYGCGFLYEGESVQKPMIDGLPKTKQKFWIQNYDPSAWLSRCRVPILFVNGTNDKHYPLDSYMKSFAAVPGTKQLRIEVAMRHGHRPGWEPIEIAAFIDHYLRDEPALPLINDAHISGQRVTAKVMSTTSIRSASLNFTADDGPLVDRTWQTRTAELSGNRVTAEIPENANVWYLSVTDDRGMMTSSAVSFPARPGPASDDVGQSQDH from the coding sequence ATGCATCGACATTATTTTCTAAATGCGACCTGTCATTGCCTGATCTGGTGCGTTGTCACCACATCTGTTCTAGCGACGACATCTCTATCGGCCCAATCTCTATCGGCCCAGGACACCGCTGATGCGACGCGATTGAACGTCGTCTGGAATCTTGGCCAATGGCAAACGTCACCGCCGATGAAATGGCTTGATGACCAAAGCCCGATTCGCTCGCTGACTTATCAAAACGAGTCCTATCAGGATGAGCCGACCGACGTGTTTGCTTTCTACGCCACCCCCGGCTCGATCCATGGCGATGAAGACCTAGACCATGACTTACCTGCGGTCGTCTTGATCCACGGTGGTGGCGGGACCGCATTTGCAGAATGGGTTCACCTATGGGCAGAGCGAGGATATGCCGCGATCGCGATGGACCTTTCTGGCCGGCGCCCCGAAGCTCCACAGTTTGATGAAGAGAGTGGACGTTTCATCCCGAACATCCGAGTCGAGCGAACTCGACTCGAACGTGGAGGCCCCGAAGCGGATCACCACCACAAATTTGAAACGTGTGGCGAAGACCTTAGCGATGACTGGCAAGTTCATGCGGTTGCAGCCGTGATGAGAGCCCATTCGCTTATCCGAAGTTTTCCCGAAGTTGACGAGCAACGCACCGCGGTCACAGGAATCAGCTGGGGCGGCTACATGACCTGTCTCGCGGCGTCACTCGATTCAAGGTTTAAAGCGGCGGTCCCGGTCTACGGATGTGGCTTTCTGTATGAAGGAGAATCAGTACAAAAGCCCATGATCGATGGCTTGCCGAAGACAAAGCAAAAGTTTTGGATTCAGAACTACGATCCGTCGGCATGGCTTTCACGCTGCCGCGTCCCCATCTTGTTTGTCAACGGAACCAACGACAAACATTATCCGCTTGATAGTTACATGAAGAGCTTCGCCGCGGTTCCGGGGACCAAGCAACTACGGATCGAAGTGGCGATGCGACACGGGCATCGGCCAGGCTGGGAACCGATCGAGATTGCTGCCTTTATTGACCACTACCTTCGCGACGAGCCTGCTTTGCCTCTCATAAACGATGCCCATATAAGCGGACAAAGGGTCACGGCAAAGGTCATGTCGACAACATCGATCCGATCGGCATCGCTAAATTTCACAGCGGACGACGGACCTTTAGTCGATCGAACTTGGCAGACTCGAACGGCGGAGCTTTCTGGAAACCGTGTCACGGCGGAAATCCCCGAAAACGCCAACGTGTGGTACCTCTCGGTGACGGACGATCGCGGCATGATGACCAGCAGTGCTGTCTCATTCCCAGCACGCCCCGGGCCGGCATCCGATGACGTGGGACAAAGTCAGGATCATTAA
- a CDS encoding acetyl-CoA carboxylase biotin carboxyl carrier protein subunit, protein MLFTFDPALTEMDEDLNPFAPIISDESEDRSLCPICRTKVDFKRFYWPFGYCDGCRNYLTIRNWEPTSWSSLMVIPVVLLILIQRDWYQFWDTNEFIVVLWASMATLYLIESRLGGVLVPAVLWGFVALQDDDRLPEGLRPAKPTRQLEEPQDDVLWPDDEKPAVVMKVMVNVGDFIKKGQIVAEVDNGESRSLVPSSVSGTIEGINISVGETVDWNCPLIDFK, encoded by the coding sequence GTGCTGTTCACATTCGATCCTGCATTGACCGAGATGGATGAAGATTTAAATCCCTTTGCACCAATCATCTCGGATGAAAGCGAGGATCGTTCGCTCTGTCCAATCTGCAGAACAAAAGTCGACTTCAAGCGATTCTATTGGCCGTTCGGTTACTGCGATGGCTGTCGCAATTACTTGACCATTCGAAATTGGGAACCGACGAGTTGGAGTTCACTGATGGTGATCCCCGTTGTTTTGCTCATCCTAATTCAACGAGATTGGTATCAATTTTGGGATACCAACGAGTTCATTGTGGTGCTGTGGGCATCGATGGCAACGTTGTACCTGATTGAATCTAGACTGGGCGGTGTGTTGGTGCCTGCAGTGTTATGGGGCTTCGTTGCACTGCAGGACGATGACCGGTTACCGGAAGGGCTGCGTCCGGCCAAGCCAACGAGACAGCTTGAGGAACCGCAGGATGATGTGCTGTGGCCCGATGATGAAAAACCGGCGGTGGTGATGAAGGTCATGGTGAACGTTGGTGACTTCATCAAAAAGGGGCAGATCGTTGCCGAAGTTGACAACGGGGAAAGTCGAAGTCTGGTGCCGTCATCGGTTTCTGGCACGATTGAAGGGATCAACATTTCAGTCGGCGAAACGGTTGACTGGAATTGCCCGCTGATCGATTTCAAGTAG